A region from the Osmerus eperlanus chromosome 11, fOsmEpe2.1, whole genome shotgun sequence genome encodes:
- the nectin3a gene encoding nectin-3-like protein encodes MAKRLLLPKSTVPLNGLRAALLFIVMHGLICVSSNQVVVPEKVSAVLGKNITLGCRIEVGSNLSLTQSSWERRLPSGTITLAVFNPEFGISISPEYARRVSFLSPSIQDATIVLEGVGFADVGSYTCKVATFPLGNTQASTTVNILVEPKVYVSAGSAPLLDGGNHTVVATCIAERGRPAAEVLWETGLHGSLETRAQDEPNGTTTTQVGYIWRPSRADQGQTLTCVVRHPALQTEFRIPYTLNVQFAPEVSVEGRDRSWFVGQADVKLDCSARANPPAHHFSWTRMDAPMPDGVAVANSTFSFTRPLERNDSGVYRCEVMNDIGLRSQDVHFWVQDPPPTTAAPLTSASTVMETRETSTAADRHSSLFTSPTLASLPDSSLGTIVGGAVGGVLFLVLLLVLGGACFMRQRRTFRGDYYTKQYLGPSDMQKESQLDVLQPHELQEVSGDGSGKGSQDLKPKPGGELIYPDYTDDRKDTEDWGNGPRALREGGYYPEYHNNTNNMHHGGLPVHSPPVSNGSPYIPEDCYDNGTDSDYVSHMDGSVISRREWYV; translated from the exons GTGTGAGCAGTAACCAGGTGGTGGTCCCCGAAAAGGTGAGCGCGGTGCTGGGCAAGAACATCACCCTGGGCTGCCGGATCGAGGTGGGCTCCAACCTCAGCCTGACCCAGAGCTCCTGGGAGCGCCGCCTGCCCTCTGGCACCATCACCCTGGCGGTGTTTAACCCCGAGTTCGGCATCTCCATCTCCCCAGAGTACGCCCGCCGCGtctccttcctgtccccctccatCCAGGACGCCACGATTGTCCTGGAAGGGGTGGGCTTTGCCGACGTCGGCTCGTACACCTGCAAAGTGGCCACCTTCCCTCTGGGCAACACGCAAGCCTCAACCACAGTCAACATATTGG tGGAGCCCAAGGTGTACGTGTCGGCCGGCTCTGCCCCCCTGCTGGACGGGGGGAACCACACGGTGGTGGCCACCTGCATCGCGGAGCGCGGCCGCCCCGCCGCCGAGGTCCTCTGGGAAACGGGGCTGCACGGCAGCCTGGAGACGCGGGCGCAGGACGAGCCCAAcggcaccaccaccacccaggtGGGCTACATCTGGAGGCCCAGCAGGGCGGACCAGGGCCAGACCCTCACCTGCGTGGTGCGCCACCCGGCCCTGCAGACAGAGTTCCGCATCCCCTACACGCTCAACGTGCAGT TCGCTCCAGAGGTGTCTGTGGAGGGCAGGGACAGGAGCTGGTTTGTGGGCCAGGCTGACGTGAAGCTGGACTGCTCTGCCAGAGCTAACCCTCCAGCCCACCACTTCTCCTGGACCAG gatgGATGCCCCCATGCCTGACGGTGTGGCTGTGGCAAACAGCACCTTCAGCTTCACCCGGCCCCTGGAGAGGAATGACTCAGGCGTGTACCGCTGCGAGGTGATGAACGACATCGGGCTCCGGAGTCAAGACGTTCACTTCTGGGTACAGG ACCCTCCGCCAACGACAGCTGCCCCCCTCACCTCGGCCTCCACCGTCATGGAGACCCGTGAAACCAGCACGGCCGCCGACAGGCAcagctccctcttcacctcgCCCACGCTGGCGTCCCTGCCCGACAGCAGCCTGGGCACCATAGTGGGCGGCGCGGTGGGCGGGGTCCTCttcctggtgctgctgctggttcTGGGCGGAGCCTGCTTCATGCGCCAGAGGAGGACCTTCAGAGGAGACTACTACACCAAGCAGTACCTGGGCCCATCCGACATGCAGAAGGAGTCCCAGCTGGACGTGCTCCAGCCCCACGAGCTGCAGGAGGTGTCCGGGGACGGCTCGGGAAAGGGCAGTCAGGACCTGAAACCCAAGCCCGGGGGAGAACTCATTTACCCCGACTACACCGACGACCGCAAGGACACGGAGGACTGGGGCAATGGGCCAAGAGCCCTCAGGGAGGGGGGATACTATCCTGAGTATCACAACAACACCAACAACATGCACCACGGTGGACTTCCTGTTCACAGCCCCCCGGTATCCAACGGCTCCCCCTACATCCCGGAGGACTGCTATGACAACGGCACAGACAGCGACTATGTTTCCCATATGGACGGATCTGTGATCTCTCGCAGGGAGTGGTACgtctga